The genomic stretch GGCGATGTTTCACGCCATCCAGCGGGCCTACTACCTGGAAGCGCGGAATCCGTCGGACGCGGAAACCCTCGTGCAGCTTGCCGGCGAATTGAACCTGGATACGCAGCGCTTTTCCGAGGACCTCACCTCGGCCCGCACCGACGAACTGCTCCACGAGGACTTCGCCCTTCGCCGGTCCCTCCACGCCGACAAGTTCCCCACGATGATCCTGGAGCACGACGGCAACCAGTTCTGGCTGGCCTACGGGTACGAAGAAGAAGCCCTGGTGGTGGATTTGCTGACTTCGGCGTTGCTTTCCTGAATACGTCCCGGGCGGCATTCCGGCTGCGGCTCGTGACGCAAGCCCTCTTCGCGGGTCGCGGGGCCGCCGGTCGGCCCGCCGAACGCTACATCCCCTCGACCCTGGGATCGATCCACATATACACGAAATCCACCACGATGTTGGCGCAGACCACCATCGCGGCCGAGAAGAGCACGACGCCCATGATCATGGGCACGTCGAGATTGAAGACCGACTGCAGGGCCAGGACGCCCAGGCCGGGCAGGGCGAAGACGTTCTCGGTAAACACCACGCCGCCCATGAGGGCAGCCATGTCGAGTCCCAGGACGGTGATGACGGGGATGACGGCGTTCCGCAGCCCGTGCTTGAACAGGACGACGTACTCGGGGATCCCCTTGGCACGGGCCACGCGCACGTAATCGGCGTTCAGCACCTCCACCATGTTCGTGTGCACCAGCCGGGCGTAATAACCCGTTATCACGAGGGCGAGGGTGGCCGCCGGCAGGATGATGTGGGTCCAGCCCGTCAATCCACCCACCGGAAACAGGCCGGTCCGGTAGGCCAGGTAGTACTGCAGCATGCGGGCCAGCCAGAAGACGGGCAGGGAAATGGCGACCAGGGATACGATGAGGACGGTCCGGTCGATGGCCCGGCCGCGGTACTTTGCCGTGAGGACGCCCAGCGGCACGCTCATCAGCATCCACAGGCATACGGCCGTCAGTGCCAGGGAAAGGGTTACCGGAAATCTCGCCAGGAGGGCGTCGAGCACCCGTTCTCCCGTCACCAGGGACGTGCCGAGGTCGCCCCGCAGCAGATTGCCGATATAGCGGCCATACTGCACGATGAGCGGATCATCGAATCCCATCTCCGCGCGGATCCGCTCGATCGTCTCCGCGTCCGCGTTCGCCCCGGCGTATACCCGCACCGGATCGGCCGGAACCGCGTGCACAATCAGAAACGTGATCACCGTGGTCCCCCAAAGTATCACGACCGCCCATCCCAGGCGGCGCAGGATCCTGCTCAACATAGCGAGGTCCTTCTAAACGGTGAGGTCCTTCTATGGTTTCGGCCGTGTTTCATGATTCGATCCACATCAATTCATAGCGGATGGGCCAGACCGGATTGAGCTTGAGCCCCTTGAGCCAGGGTTGCCGGAGCAGGTACATCTGCGGGTAATACAGGAATACCCAGGGCGCGTCCTCTACCACCAGACGCTCCGCCTCCCGGTAGAGTGCCAGGCGATGATCCTGGTCCGTGCTGGTGGACGCTTCGTTCAGCAACGCGTTCACCGATGCGTTGTCATAGAACGCCACGTTGGTGCTGTTCACCTCGGTTATCCGGTTGCCGTTCAGAAGCACGTCGAGGAAATTGCTCGGATCCGGATAGTCCTGGTACCAGCCGAAGGTGGTAAAGGGCACCGCGCCGCGCCGGCCCGTCGCTTCGATCCGTGTCGAACCGGTGACCGGCCTGATTTCCACGGTGATGCCGACCTCCCCGAGATCCTGTTGCACCGCCTGTCCGATCTTGGTATCGATGCCGCTCTGGGCCGTGATCATGAGCTCGGTGGTGAAACCCTCGGGGTATCCGGCCTCCGCAAGCAGCCTGCGAGCCTTTTCCGGGTCGTGGTCGTATCCTTCGAGCGCTTCGTTGAATCCGGGCATGCCGGGCGGCAGCACGCCGCGGGCGAGGATGCCCCGGTCGCTGATCAGGCTCACGATCCGCTCTCGGTCGATGGCGTGGTTGACCGCCCTGCGCACGTTCACCTGGTCGAAAGGCGGCATCTCGGTATTCATGGAGAGATACTGGATGGCGTTCAGCGGTTGATGGGCGACGCGTTGGCTGAGGACGGGGTCTTTCATTACCCGGATGAAGTCCGCGTCCGGGATTCCCGTCGACGTGACGCTCGCGATGTCCAGCTCGCCCCGTTCGAACATCATCATGTGCAGGGTCTCGTCCCCGCCGACCATCAGCTCGATGGCCTCCAGCCGGACCTCGTCCGCCCGGTAAAAGGACGGACTCTTCTCGAGCCGCATGCGCGTTCCGCGCTGCCAGTCCGCCAGTACAAAGGGTCCTGCGCCGACGGGATGGCGCCCGAATGTGTCCCCGCGCCGCTCCACCTCCTCCCGTGGAACGGCGTACGCGAAGGGCATGGCCATGCAGTACAGGAACGGCAGATCGGGATGGGCCAGCTCGATCACCAGGGTCTCGGCGTCCGGTGTGCGCAGGCCGGAGACCCGATCCGCCGAACCGTCCTGAAACGCCCGGGCACCGGCGATGTTCCTATAGAATCCCTGCCCAGGGGACCTGGTGGCCGGATCCAGAATACGTTCGAGGGACCAGGCGAAATCTCCGGAGGTTATCGCCCGGCCGTTCGAGAACCGGATATCCCGGCGCAACTTGAAGGTAATGGTCCGGCCATCCTCGGAGACCGTCCAGGAGCGCGCGTGCCAGGGGACCAGGTTCAAGTCGTCGTCATAGTCGATCAGACCGTGGAACAAGGCGCGCACCAGCGGCCAGGTCACCACGTCGTAGGCGATGGCCGGATCGAGCGATCGCGGGTCCGACGGCACGGCGATCCGCAGGACGTTCTCCTCGGGGTGCAGACGGTCGGGTGGTGCGTCTCCGGAACAGGAAACCGCGAGGAACAGCACAGCAAGACACGCCGCTGCCAACGAAAGCGGACCAGACCGGGCTTCAATCGCGGGTTTCCGCGCCGTGGATTTCTGCGCCAGTGTACCATTCATCGTCCCTGTCCCTCCTTCACGTAGGGATCCAGTACCTCCTGCAGGCCCTGGCCGAG from Gemmatimonadota bacterium encodes the following:
- a CDS encoding ABC transporter permease, which codes for MLSRILRRLGWAVVILWGTTVITFLIVHAVPADPVRVYAGANADAETIERIRAEMGFDDPLIVQYGRYIGNLLRGDLGTSLVTGERVLDALLARFPVTLSLALTAVCLWMLMSVPLGVLTAKYRGRAIDRTVLIVSLVAISLPVFWLARMLQYYLAYRTGLFPVGGLTGWTHIILPAATLALVITGYYARLVHTNMVEVLNADYVRVARAKGIPEYVVLFKHGLRNAVIPVITVLGLDMAALMGGVVFTENVFALPGLGVLALQSVFNLDVPMIMGVVLFSAAMVVCANIVVDFVYMWIDPRVEGM
- a CDS encoding ABC transporter substrate-binding protein produces the protein MNGTLAQKSTARKPAIEARSGPLSLAAACLAVLFLAVSCSGDAPPDRLHPEENVLRIAVPSDPRSLDPAIAYDVVTWPLVRALFHGLIDYDDDLNLVPWHARSWTVSEDGRTITFKLRRDIRFSNGRAITSGDFAWSLERILDPATRSPGQGFYRNIAGARAFQDGSADRVSGLRTPDAETLVIELAHPDLPFLYCMAMPFAYAVPREEVERRGDTFGRHPVGAGPFVLADWQRGTRMRLEKSPSFYRADEVRLEAIELMVGGDETLHMMMFERGELDIASVTSTGIPDADFIRVMKDPVLSQRVAHQPLNAIQYLSMNTEMPPFDQVNVRRAVNHAIDRERIVSLISDRGILARGVLPPGMPGFNEALEGYDHDPEKARRLLAEAGYPEGFTTELMITAQSGIDTKIGQAVQQDLGEVGITVEIRPVTGSTRIEATGRRGAVPFTTFGWYQDYPDPSNFLDVLLNGNRITEVNSTNVAFYDNASVNALLNEASTSTDQDHRLALYREAERLVVEDAPWVFLYYPQMYLLRQPWLKGLKLNPVWPIRYELMWIES